The following are encoded together in the Naumannella cuiyingiana genome:
- a CDS encoding ABC transporter substrate-binding protein gives MRNGWKKRGLAAFGALLVTAGLAACAQSERDPGGQSGGAADTFVFAASSDPVMLDPAMASDGETFRVARQMFEGLVSLQPGSTELAPLLATEWTSSSDGKTHSFTLREGVKFHDGTDFNAEAVCANFERWYNWTGLNQNENITYYYGKLFKGFKNPEGADKSATGIYESCTAESPTKATITLKKPFAAFVDAMTLPSFSMQSPAAMQQWDANNTTGTADDPRFSAYATEHPTGTGPFKFESWDRGQQVTLAANPDYWGEKPKIAKAIVRTIPDGNARKQELQAGNIDGYDLVAPGDVEPMQAEGLQIKNRPAFNILYLGFNQKNKALQDVRVRQAINYAIDKEAVISQTLPPGSVAAKEFMPDMVNGYNPDVTSYDYDPEKAKQLLAEAGQSDLTLRFAYPTSVSRPYMPTPEDTFVALKSQLEAVGIKVEPLNAKWTPDYLDMVQGDGGTDKRDIHLLGWTGDYNDADNFVGVFFGGKSNEWGFENKALFDELGAARELPDKEQQATAYAKINEDIAKFAPGVPIAHPAPSLAFGKGVQGYEPSPVQDEVWNNVTVTR, from the coding sequence GTGCGCAACGGATGGAAGAAGCGCGGCCTGGCCGCGTTCGGTGCCCTGCTCGTCACGGCGGGGCTGGCGGCGTGTGCGCAGAGCGAGCGCGACCCCGGCGGTCAGAGCGGCGGCGCGGCCGACACCTTCGTCTTTGCCGCCTCCTCTGATCCGGTGATGCTCGACCCGGCGATGGCGAGCGACGGCGAGACCTTCCGGGTTGCGCGGCAGATGTTCGAGGGCCTGGTCTCGCTGCAGCCGGGCTCCACCGAGCTGGCGCCGCTGCTCGCGACGGAGTGGACCTCCAGCTCCGACGGCAAGACGCACAGCTTCACCCTGCGCGAGGGCGTCAAGTTCCACGACGGCACGGACTTCAACGCCGAGGCCGTCTGCGCGAACTTCGAGCGTTGGTACAACTGGACCGGCCTGAACCAGAACGAGAACATCACCTACTACTACGGGAAGCTGTTCAAGGGCTTCAAGAACCCCGAGGGCGCGGACAAGTCCGCCACCGGGATCTATGAGTCCTGCACCGCCGAGTCCCCGACCAAGGCGACGATCACGCTGAAGAAGCCGTTCGCCGCCTTCGTCGACGCGATGACCCTGCCGTCGTTCTCCATGCAGAGCCCCGCCGCGATGCAGCAGTGGGACGCCAACAACACCACCGGCACGGCGGATGATCCGCGATTCTCCGCCTACGCCACCGAGCACCCGACCGGCACCGGCCCGTTCAAGTTCGAGTCCTGGGACCGCGGCCAGCAGGTGACGCTGGCGGCCAATCCCGACTACTGGGGCGAGAAGCCGAAGATCGCCAAGGCGATCGTGAGGACGATCCCCGACGGCAATGCCCGCAAGCAGGAGCTGCAGGCCGGCAACATCGACGGCTACGACCTGGTCGCGCCGGGCGATGTCGAGCCGATGCAGGCCGAGGGGCTGCAGATCAAGAACCGTCCCGCGTTCAACATCCTCTACCTGGGCTTCAACCAGAAGAACAAGGCCCTGCAGGACGTGCGGGTACGCCAGGCGATCAACTACGCGATCGACAAGGAGGCCGTGATCAGCCAGACGCTGCCGCCGGGTTCGGTGGCGGCCAAGGAGTTCATGCCGGACATGGTGAACGGCTACAACCCCGATGTCACGAGCTATGACTACGACCCGGAGAAGGCCAAGCAGTTGCTGGCCGAGGCGGGGCAGAGCGATCTGACCCTGCGGTTCGCGTACCCGACCAGTGTCTCGCGGCCCTACATGCCGACGCCGGAGGACACCTTCGTGGCGCTGAAGTCCCAGCTCGAGGCGGTGGGGATCAAGGTCGAGCCGCTGAACGCGAAGTGGACCCCCGACTACCTCGACATGGTGCAGGGCGATGGTGGCACCGACAAGCGCGACATCCACCTGCTCGGCTGGACCGGCGACTACAACGACGCGGACAACTTCGTCGGGGTCTTCTTCGGTGGCAAGTCCAACGAGTGGGGCTTCGAGAACAAGGCCCTGTTCGACGAGCTGGGCGCGGCCCGCGAGCTGCCCGACAAGGAGCAGCAGGCAACGGCGTACGCCAAGATCAACGAGGACATCGCGAAGTTCGCTCCCGGCGTGCCGATCGCGCACCCGGCCCCGTCGCTCGCCTTCGGCAAGGGCGTCCAGGGCTATGAGCCCAGCCCGGTCCAGGACGAGGTCTGGAACAACGTCACGGTGACCCGCTGA
- a CDS encoding ABC transporter substrate-binding protein, translating to MHRRTLLTGSAGLAAALGLGAAACAPPPQTQLVTGAPVIDDAAALIIDGEQIADQALWRAAQDEGGLILYSGYVENSEKEVIKAFTADTGLAVSLVRLVPNRLLERVLSEQGAGKLRADLIRTSDPAGVAKMAAAGAFGRHRVPGIDDLGADVVFDDGRYYRTFDPAFTFAYNTALVPPGQEPRGWQDLLHPRWRGKLGITQAGAGGSSLSLLRFQLDVLGEDYLRALAAQQPRIFDSSGAMQESLARGELHAATAVISSVNVAAASNAPVRFVVAPEGFALYDYFLGVSASPVNPAAAKVFCNWNLSRRAGDVFGQIGEYPAIAASAPPRVLGIDLPSIASGIPYRPLPADLAANREADQALFNKIFGYLA from the coding sequence ATGCACCGACGTACCCTGCTGACCGGATCGGCCGGACTCGCGGCCGCACTCGGCCTCGGCGCCGCGGCCTGCGCCCCGCCGCCGCAGACGCAACTCGTCACCGGGGCCCCGGTGATCGACGATGCGGCGGCGTTGATCATCGACGGCGAGCAGATCGCCGATCAGGCGCTGTGGCGGGCCGCCCAGGACGAGGGCGGGCTGATCCTCTACAGCGGGTATGTCGAGAACAGCGAGAAGGAAGTGATCAAGGCCTTCACCGCCGACACCGGGCTGGCGGTCTCCCTGGTCCGGTTGGTGCCGAACCGGCTCCTGGAGCGGGTGCTGAGCGAACAGGGCGCCGGGAAGCTGCGCGCCGACCTCATTCGGACCTCCGACCCCGCGGGCGTGGCCAAGATGGCCGCCGCCGGCGCGTTCGGGCGCCACCGGGTCCCGGGCATCGACGACCTCGGTGCCGATGTCGTCTTCGACGACGGCCGCTACTACCGGACCTTCGATCCGGCATTCACCTTTGCCTACAACACGGCTCTCGTGCCCCCCGGACAGGAGCCCCGCGGGTGGCAGGATCTGCTGCACCCGCGCTGGCGCGGCAAGCTCGGGATCACCCAGGCCGGTGCCGGTGGCAGCTCGCTGTCGTTGCTGCGCTTTCAGCTCGACGTGCTCGGCGAGGACTACCTGCGCGCCCTCGCCGCGCAGCAGCCGCGGATCTTCGACTCCTCCGGCGCGATGCAGGAAAGCCTGGCCCGCGGTGAGCTGCACGCGGCAACGGCTGTGATCAGCTCGGTGAACGTGGCGGCGGCCAGCAATGCGCCGGTCCGTTTCGTCGTCGCACCCGAGGGCTTTGCCCTCTACGACTACTTCCTCGGGGTGAGTGCGTCGCCTGTCAACCCGGCCGCCGCGAAGGTGTTCTGCAATTGGAACCTCAGCCGCCGCGCCGGCGACGTGTTCGGACAGATCGGTGAGTATCCGGCAATCGCCGCGTCGGCGCCGCCGCGGGTACTGGGGATCGATCTGCCGTCGATCGCCAGCGGGATCCCCTATCGCCCGCTGCCCGCCGACCTGGCCGCGAACCGGGAGGCCGACCAGGCACTCTTCAACAAGATCTTCGGCTACCTGGCATGA
- a CDS encoding ABC transporter ATP-binding protein — protein MAEARTPEPASEPVLAVRDLRVHFVRRGQPPVRAVDGVDFEVGAGEVVGIVGESGSGKSVTSMAIMGLLPRRGVQVTGAADYRGQNLLQLSPDRLARLRGNDLAMVFQDPMSSLNPVMTVGAQVAEVLLAHEKISKRAAREESIDLLRRCGIPDPERRFGEYPHQLSGGMRQRALIATALACKPRLLICDEPTTALDVTIQAQILELLAELVRGSGASMIMITHDLGVVAGLCDRVNVMYAGRIVETAPRRELFAHPRHRYTAGLLSSIPRLDAVRSERLVPIPGTPRDTIGWDAACAFAPRCRHATDACVRPELELSGEAEHRWRCVHPAESEATQ, from the coding sequence ATGGCTGAGGCACGCACACCCGAGCCGGCGAGCGAGCCGGTGCTGGCGGTGCGCGATCTGCGCGTGCACTTCGTCCGCCGCGGTCAGCCGCCGGTACGCGCGGTCGACGGCGTCGACTTCGAGGTCGGGGCCGGGGAGGTGGTCGGCATCGTCGGCGAGTCCGGCTCCGGCAAGTCGGTCACCTCGATGGCGATCATGGGCCTGCTGCCGCGCCGCGGCGTACAGGTCACCGGTGCCGCCGACTACCGCGGACAGAACCTGCTGCAGCTGTCGCCCGACCGGCTGGCCAGGCTGCGCGGCAACGACCTGGCGATGGTCTTCCAGGACCCGATGAGCTCGCTGAACCCGGTGATGACCGTCGGCGCGCAGGTCGCCGAGGTGCTGCTCGCGCACGAGAAGATCAGCAAGCGTGCGGCCCGCGAGGAATCGATCGACCTGCTCCGCCGGTGCGGGATTCCCGACCCGGAGCGGCGCTTCGGCGAGTACCCGCACCAGCTCTCCGGCGGCATGCGGCAGCGCGCGCTGATCGCCACGGCGCTGGCCTGTAAACCGCGACTGTTGATCTGCGACGAGCCGACGACCGCGCTCGACGTGACCATCCAGGCCCAGATCCTGGAACTGCTGGCCGAGCTGGTACGCGGCTCCGGCGCGTCGATGATCATGATCACCCACGACCTCGGCGTCGTCGCCGGGCTGTGTGACCGGGTGAACGTGATGTATGCCGGGCGGATCGTGGAAACCGCACCGCGCCGCGAACTCTTCGCCCACCCCCGGCACCGCTACACCGCCGGACTGCTCAGCTCCATCCCGCGGCTGGACGCCGTGCGCAGCGAGCGGCTGGTGCCGATTCCCGGCACCCCGCGCGACACCATCGGCTGGGACGCCGCGTGCGCGTTCGCACCGCGCTGCCGGCATGCCACCGACGCCTGCGTACGACCCGAACTGGAGCTGTCGGGCGAGGCCGAGCATCGCTGGCGCTGCGTCCATCCTGCCGAATCGGAGGCGACCCAGTGA
- a CDS encoding alpha/beta fold hydrolase, with amino-acid sequence MNPRVPVVVLVHGAAHGGWCWQFVREGLARAGVPAIAPDLPGHGARVGETERASMRAYADEITALVAGIDRPAVLVGHSMAGQVIARVALDAPDRIRRLVFLSGQVLEPGMTALDTLPPRRRADYLARARERGGLAYDVAEQTVRELWLNTLAKDDPRLDWVLGQITPQPLRPLTERAAVAGFRRLAMPIDYLWPRSDRSTTAGRMRTFVSRLPSHASVRTLPGDHDIMVSAPDRLIRELLRLTQAVATQPLSRTAEGPTPSGLG; translated from the coding sequence ATGAATCCACGAGTGCCCGTGGTGGTCCTCGTGCACGGTGCGGCGCACGGCGGCTGGTGCTGGCAGTTCGTGCGCGAGGGGTTGGCCCGCGCCGGCGTACCCGCGATCGCGCCGGATCTGCCCGGTCACGGCGCCCGGGTGGGCGAGACCGAGCGGGCCTCGATGCGCGCGTACGCCGACGAGATCACCGCGCTCGTCGCCGGCATCGACCGGCCGGCAGTGCTCGTCGGGCACAGCATGGCCGGGCAGGTCATCGCCCGGGTGGCGCTGGACGCCCCCGACCGGATCCGCCGCCTGGTGTTCCTCAGCGGCCAGGTGCTGGAGCCGGGGATGACGGCGCTGGACACATTGCCGCCGCGGCGACGTGCGGACTACCTGGCCCGCGCCCGTGAGCGCGGCGGGCTCGCCTATGACGTCGCCGAGCAGACGGTACGCGAGCTGTGGTTGAACACCTTGGCCAAGGACGATCCCCGGTTGGACTGGGTGCTCGGCCAGATCACCCCGCAGCCGCTGCGGCCCCTGACCGAACGGGCCGCGGTCGCCGGTTTCCGGCGGCTCGCGATGCCGATCGACTACCTGTGGCCGCGGTCGGATCGGAGCACCACCGCGGGACGGATGCGCACCTTCGTGTCCCGGCTGCCGTCACACGCCAGCGTGCGTACCCTGCCCGGCGATCATGACATCATGGTCAGCGCGCCCGACCGGCTGATCCGAGAGCTCCTGCGGCTCACTCAGGCGGTTGCAACCCAACCGTTATCGCGAACGGCTGAGGGGCCGACGCCTTCTGGGTTAGGTTGA
- a CDS encoding ABC transporter permease, translating into MLRFVVRRLLLMIPVLFGLSLLLFAWLRALPGDPARALLGERATPEGIARLNEQYGFDKPLVEQYLTYIGRLITGDFGSSPRTGEAVLPTFLERFPATIELAVAALIFAIAIGIPLGYFAARRAGGFLDLLAVGSSLAGVVIPVFVLAYVLKVIFAVGLPGLEFLAVLPTSGRQDPRIDATHITNFYVLDGLLTREWDAALDAIVHLILPAIALGSIPLAIVVRMTRASVLEVLNEDYVRTANAKGLPRRWITTRHVLRNALLPVVTTIGLQAGALLAGAVLTESVFAFNGIGSYLFEAISSLDFAVLQGFILFIALTYAVVNLVVDILYGVIDPRMRVA; encoded by the coding sequence ATGCTGAGATTCGTGGTCCGGCGGCTGCTGTTGATGATCCCGGTGCTGTTCGGATTGTCGCTGCTGTTGTTCGCCTGGCTGCGCGCGCTGCCGGGTGATCCGGCGCGCGCGCTGCTCGGCGAGCGCGCGACCCCGGAGGGGATCGCCCGGCTGAACGAGCAGTACGGCTTCGACAAGCCGCTGGTCGAGCAGTACCTCACCTACATCGGGCGGTTGATCACCGGCGACTTCGGCAGCTCGCCGCGCACCGGCGAGGCGGTTCTGCCGACCTTCCTGGAACGGTTCCCGGCGACGATCGAGCTCGCGGTGGCGGCGTTGATCTTCGCGATCGCGATCGGCATCCCGCTCGGCTACTTCGCCGCGCGGCGGGCCGGTGGGTTCCTCGACCTGCTCGCGGTCGGCTCCTCGCTGGCCGGGGTGGTGATCCCGGTGTTCGTGCTGGCCTATGTGCTCAAGGTGATCTTCGCAGTCGGCCTGCCCGGGCTGGAGTTCCTCGCCGTGCTGCCGACATCGGGCCGACAGGACCCGCGGATCGACGCCACCCACATCACCAACTTCTATGTGTTGGACGGGCTGCTGACCCGCGAGTGGGACGCGGCGCTGGACGCGATCGTGCACCTGATCCTGCCGGCGATCGCGCTGGGCAGCATCCCGCTCGCGATCGTGGTCCGGATGACGCGCGCCTCGGTGCTGGAGGTGTTGAACGAGGACTACGTGCGGACCGCGAACGCCAAGGGCCTGCCGCGGCGGTGGATCACGACCCGGCACGTACTGCGCAATGCGTTGCTGCCGGTGGTCACCACGATCGGCCTGCAGGCGGGAGCGCTGCTGGCCGGCGCCGTGCTCACCGAGTCCGTCTTCGCGTTCAACGGGATCGGCTCCTACCTGTTCGAGGCGATCTCCTCCCTCGACTTCGCCGTGCTGCAGGGCTTCATCTTGTTCATCGCGCTGACCTACGCGGTGGTCAACCTCGTCGTCGACATCCTCTACGGCGTCATCGATCCGAGGATGCGGGTCGCATGA
- a CDS encoding ABC transporter permease, producing MSERTKIGGEAADELTDHRPPALVEAMGRTARAEETGTSLWVGALRRLVRNPSAIVGAIIVAAFLVVALFAPLLAPYAPSDPRWASQVTPSSVPPFSAEHPLGLDSFGSDLLTQLIYGARQSLVIGVVSTTLGLLGGALLGGIAGAFGGWVDTAVMRVVDILLSIPALLLAVSVAAVLGRNPYALMIAIAVAQVPIFARLLRGSMLSQRRQDYVLASTSIGLRQRTIVMNHVLPNSLGPVIVQATLVLATAIIEVAALSYLGLGDPNPTVAEWGRMLVRAQTRLESAPHLTLLPGACIAITALGFTLLGEALREALDPKSRR from the coding sequence ATGAGCGAGCGGACGAAGATCGGCGGGGAGGCCGCCGACGAGCTCACCGATCACCGCCCGCCGGCCCTGGTCGAGGCGATGGGGCGGACCGCGCGCGCCGAGGAGACCGGGACCAGCCTGTGGGTCGGGGCCCTGCGCCGGTTGGTGCGCAACCCGTCGGCCATCGTCGGCGCGATCATCGTTGCCGCCTTCTTGGTGGTGGCGCTGTTCGCTCCGTTGCTCGCGCCGTACGCGCCCTCGGACCCGCGCTGGGCGAGCCAGGTGACGCCGTCGAGCGTTCCGCCGTTCAGCGCCGAGCACCCCCTCGGGCTGGACTCGTTCGGTTCCGACCTGCTCACCCAGTTGATCTACGGGGCGCGCCAGTCGCTGGTGATCGGGGTGGTGTCCACCACGCTCGGTCTGCTCGGCGGTGCGCTGCTCGGCGGGATCGCGGGCGCGTTCGGCGGCTGGGTCGACACCGCCGTGATGCGGGTCGTGGACATCTTGTTGTCGATCCCCGCGTTGCTGCTCGCCGTCAGCGTCGCCGCGGTGCTCGGTCGCAACCCCTATGCGTTGATGATCGCGATCGCGGTCGCCCAGGTGCCGATCTTCGCCCGGCTGCTGCGCGGGTCGATGTTGTCCCAGCGTCGGCAGGACTATGTGCTCGCCTCCACCTCGATCGGCCTGCGCCAGCGCACCATCGTGATGAACCATGTGCTGCCGAACTCGCTCGGCCCGGTGATCGTCCAGGCCACGCTGGTGCTGGCCACCGCGATCATCGAGGTGGCGGCGCTGTCCTATCTGGGTCTGGGCGACCCGAATCCGACCGTCGCCGAGTGGGGCCGGATGCTGGTCCGCGCGCAGACCCGCCTGGAGTCGGCGCCGCACCTGACACTGCTGCCCGGTGCCTGTATCGCGATCACCGCGCTCGGCTTCACGCTGCTCGGCGAGGCCCTGCGCGAGGCGCTCGACCCGAAGTCCCGACGATGA
- a CDS encoding RNA-binding S4 domain-containing protein, with product MPEQVRVDSWLWAVRLARTRSAATAACRAGHVWVRGERAKPAQPVRIGDEVRLRLPGAERIVVVRQLLVKRVGAPVAAEAYLDRTPPPPPRVERGTVPQRDPGSGRPTKRERRQLDRLRGRRG from the coding sequence ATGCCCGAGCAGGTACGCGTGGACAGTTGGCTGTGGGCGGTGCGCCTGGCCAGGACGCGCTCGGCCGCGACCGCGGCCTGCCGCGCGGGGCATGTGTGGGTGCGCGGCGAACGCGCCAAGCCGGCCCAGCCGGTCCGCATCGGCGACGAGGTACGCCTGCGCCTGCCCGGGGCCGAACGAATCGTCGTGGTACGCCAACTGCTGGTCAAACGCGTCGGTGCGCCGGTGGCTGCCGAGGCGTACCTGGATCGGACCCCGCCGCCACCGCCGCGGGTGGAGCGTGGCACCGTGCCGCAGCGCGATCCCGGCAGCGGCCGGCCCACCAAGCGGGAGCGCCGCCAGCTCGACCGGCTGCGCGGACGCCGGGGCTGA
- a CDS encoding ABC transporter ATP-binding protein: protein MPNPETDHATDVLLDARGVQVHFPIRRGLVIDRTVGHVRAVDGVDLAVRRGESFGLVGESGCGKSTLGRALLRLEKPTAGTVELGGTDLAALRGEALRRERRRMQMVFQDPLSSLDPRMSVQSLMMEPLRVHGLSERDRDTFGADSGRTHLAKVRDMIERVGLPQSSLAKYPHEFSGGQRQRIGIARAMVLNPELVIADEPVSALDVSVQAQVINLLEDLQDDLGLTYIVIAHDLAVVRHIADRIGVMYLGRIVEEADSDELYAMPMHPYTISLLSAIPVPDPDVEDARERILLAGDLPSPANPPSGCRFHTRCPFRQPERCDTEDPQLVEVLPGHRVACHYAREINDGRITAAGSQVVDPERAGIVPEA, encoded by the coding sequence ATGCCCAACCCAGAGACCGATCACGCGACCGACGTGCTGCTCGACGCGCGCGGGGTGCAGGTGCACTTCCCGATCCGGCGCGGGCTGGTGATCGACCGCACCGTGGGGCATGTTCGCGCCGTGGACGGCGTCGACCTGGCGGTACGCCGGGGCGAGAGCTTCGGGCTGGTCGGCGAGTCGGGCTGCGGCAAGTCCACCCTGGGGCGGGCGCTGCTGCGGCTGGAGAAGCCGACGGCCGGCACCGTCGAGCTCGGCGGCACCGACCTCGCCGCGCTGCGCGGGGAGGCGCTGCGGCGCGAGCGGCGCCGGATGCAGATGGTCTTCCAGGACCCGCTGTCCAGCCTCGATCCCCGGATGAGCGTGCAGAGCCTGATGATGGAGCCGCTGCGCGTGCACGGACTGAGCGAGCGCGACCGGGACACCTTCGGTGCGGACTCGGGCCGAACCCACCTGGCGAAGGTGCGCGACATGATCGAACGCGTCGGCCTGCCGCAGTCCAGCCTGGCCAAGTATCCGCACGAGTTCTCCGGCGGCCAGCGGCAGCGGATCGGCATCGCGCGGGCGATGGTGCTCAATCCGGAGCTGGTGATCGCCGACGAGCCGGTCTCGGCGCTGGACGTGTCGGTGCAGGCGCAGGTGATCAACCTGCTGGAGGACCTGCAGGACGATCTCGGGCTGACCTACATCGTGATCGCCCATGATCTTGCCGTGGTACGCCACATCGCCGACCGGATCGGCGTGATGTATCTCGGCCGGATCGTCGAGGAGGCCGACAGCGACGAGCTGTATGCGATGCCGATGCACCCGTACACGATCTCGCTGCTGTCGGCGATCCCCGTCCCGGACCCCGACGTGGAGGACGCGCGGGAGCGGATCCTGCTCGCGGGCGACCTGCCCAGCCCGGCGAATCCGCCCAGCGGTTGTCGCTTCCACACCCGGTGCCCGTTCCGGCAGCCCGAGCGGTGCGACACCGAGGACCCACAACTGGTGGAGGTGTTGCCCGGGCACCGGGTCGCCTGCCACTACGCCCGCGAGATCAACGACGGGAGGATCACGGCCGCCGGATCGCAGGTCGTCGATCCCGAACGGGCCGGGATCGTGCCCGAGGCGTGA
- a CDS encoding glutamate-5-semialdehyde dehydrogenase → MSEVIEAANRAREAARALAVASSSEKDVALAAMAAALESECEPILRANERDVDAAREAGVDAAIVDRLRLNAERIAAMATGLRDLVALPDPVGEVVRGWTAPNRVAYRQVRVPFGVVGMIYEARPNVTADAAGICLKSGNAALLRGSSSAQASNVAVAAALRTGLASTPLPADAVQLITGPREVTGELMRARGLVDVLIPRGGAGLIEAVVTGSQVPVIETGTGNTHLYVDEHADQQMALDIMINAKTQRPSVCNSLETLLVHAAIADSFVPKALAALAEHGVTVHGDARIAGHDPDGVRPATEDDFTAEALSLDLSAAVVDDLDAALAHIRRYSTGHSETVVTESLGVAERFSAEVDAAAVLVNASSRFVDGGEFGFGAEIGISTQKLHARGPMGLPEMTTTKYLVTGRGQVRP, encoded by the coding sequence GTGAGCGAGGTCATCGAGGCGGCGAACCGGGCGCGGGAGGCGGCGCGGGCGCTGGCGGTCGCGTCCAGCAGCGAGAAGGACGTGGCGCTCGCGGCGATGGCCGCCGCGCTGGAGTCCGAGTGCGAACCCATTCTGCGCGCCAACGAGCGCGACGTGGACGCCGCGCGGGAGGCCGGCGTGGACGCAGCGATCGTCGACCGGCTACGGCTGAACGCCGAGCGGATCGCGGCGATGGCGACCGGGCTGCGCGACCTGGTCGCGCTGCCGGACCCGGTCGGCGAGGTGGTGCGCGGGTGGACGGCGCCGAACCGCGTCGCCTATCGGCAGGTCCGGGTGCCGTTCGGTGTGGTCGGGATGATCTACGAGGCGCGGCCGAACGTGACCGCCGACGCGGCCGGGATCTGCCTGAAGTCGGGCAACGCGGCGCTGCTGCGCGGGTCGTCGTCGGCACAGGCCTCCAACGTCGCGGTCGCGGCGGCCCTGCGTACCGGTCTGGCGTCCACGCCGCTGCCCGCCGACGCGGTGCAGTTGATCACCGGGCCGCGGGAGGTGACCGGCGAGTTGATGCGCGCCCGCGGGCTGGTGGACGTGCTGATCCCGCGCGGCGGCGCGGGCCTGATCGAGGCGGTCGTCACCGGATCGCAGGTGCCGGTGATCGAAACCGGCACCGGCAACACCCATCTCTACGTCGACGAGCACGCCGACCAGCAGATGGCGCTCGACATCATGATCAACGCCAAGACGCAGCGGCCGTCGGTGTGCAACTCGCTGGAAACCCTGCTGGTGCATGCGGCGATCGCCGACTCGTTCGTGCCGAAGGCGCTGGCGGCGCTGGCCGAGCACGGCGTGACGGTGCACGGCGACGCGCGGATCGCGGGCCACGACCCGGACGGCGTCCGGCCCGCGACCGAGGACGACTTCACCGCCGAGGCGCTGTCGCTCGATCTCAGCGCCGCCGTGGTCGACGATCTCGACGCGGCGTTGGCCCACATCCGGCGCTACTCGACGGGCCACTCCGAGACCGTGGTCACCGAGTCGCTGGGCGTCGCGGAGCGGTTCAGCGCGGAGGTGGACGCCGCCGCGGTACTGGTCAACGCCTCCAGCCGGTTCGTCGACGGCGGCGAGTTCGGCTTCGGCGCCGAGATCGGCATCTCCACCCAGAAATTGCACGCCCGCGGGCCGATGGGGCTGCCGGAGATGACCACGACGAAGTATCTCGTCACGGGCCGGGGTCAGGTACGCCCGTGA